In the Elusimicrobiota bacterium genome, GAGGGCATTTTCGGGGAGTCGTATTTTTTCATGGAACCCTCTCTAGAGGAAATTGTTGCGGGTGAACCCGCGCCCTTTGACCACCCGGTCGAGGGCTTGAAGCCGTTTCAAAAGTTCCGGCACATGGGCCAAACGAACCGCGTTGGGACCATCGGAAAGCGCTTTTTCGGGGTCAGGATGCACCTCCATAAAAACCGCCGCCACCCCCACCGCCACAGCGGCCCGGGCCAAGGGATAAATAAACTCCCGTTGCCCACCCGACGCCGTACCTTTCCCCCCTGGCAACTGAACCGAATGGGTCGCGTCAAACACCACCGGCGATCCGAACCCCCGCAGCACATCGAGACTCCGCATGTCCACCACCAAATTGTTGTAACCGAAAGAGGCCCCACGCTCGGTGAGAAGCAAACGATCAGACCCCGCGTCCCGCACTTTCTCAACAATATTTTTTGTGTCCCAAGGGGAGAGGAACTGTCCCTTTTTCACGTTGATCACCCGACCCGATTGGGCCGCGGCCACCACCAAATCCGTTTGACGGCACAGGAAAGCGGGGATCTGTAAGATGTCCGCCACCGTCGCTGCGGCCGGAATTTCAGAAACGGAATGAACATCGGTCAGGATGGGCAAGCCCCACTCCCGTTTGACTTTGGCCAAGACCGCCAACCCTTCCGAAGCCCCCCTCCCGCGAAAAGAAGTGGAAGAAGAGCGGTTGGCCTTATCGTAAGAAGCCTTAAAGATAACAGGCACACGCAA is a window encoding:
- the kdsA gene encoding 3-deoxy-8-phosphooctulonate synthase, with the protein product MKNKQTTVSLGSIKISNDRPFVLIAGPCVVESEALTLRIAARLHEIGRRLRVPVIFKASYDKANRSSSTSFRGRGASEGLAVLAKVKREWGLPILTDVHSVSEIPAAATVADILQIPAFLCRQTDLVVAAAQSGRVINVKKGQFLSPWDTKNIVEKVRDAGSDRLLLTERGASFGYNNLVVDMRSLDVLRGFGSPVVFDATHSVQLPGGKGTASGGQREFIYPLARAAVAVGVAAVFMEVHPDPEKALSDGPNAVRLAHVPELLKRLQALDRVVKGRGFTRNNFL